One stretch of Sphingomonas rosea DNA includes these proteins:
- a CDS encoding 50S ribosomal protein L25/general stress protein Ctc, with protein MSEQLSLTAETRDRAGKGASRDLRNQGRVPAVVYGANQEPLSIHVEEKVLAKMLSTGHFMNSVVMIDAGGKTTRTLPKDVQFHPVTSRPVHVDFLRIGEHSKVTVNVPVRFTDEEESPGIKRGAVLNVVKHDIELSCDAAEIPDDIEISLKGLDVGDSIHISNVTLPKGATPTITDRDFTIATIVAPSALKSDEGDTTVAEGEAEGEGE; from the coding sequence TCGCTGACCGCCGAGACGCGCGACCGGGCTGGCAAGGGAGCCTCCCGTGATCTGCGCAATCAAGGCCGGGTCCCCGCCGTTGTCTATGGCGCCAACCAGGAGCCGCTGAGCATCCACGTCGAGGAAAAGGTCCTCGCCAAGATGCTCTCGACCGGCCACTTCATGAACTCGGTCGTGATGATCGACGCCGGTGGCAAGACGACGCGCACCCTGCCCAAGGACGTGCAGTTCCACCCCGTCACCAGCCGCCCGGTCCACGTCGACTTCCTGCGCATCGGCGAGCACAGCAAGGTCACCGTCAACGTGCCCGTGCGCTTCACCGACGAAGAAGAGAGCCCCGGCATCAAGCGCGGCGCGGTGCTCAACGTCGTCAAGCACGACATCGAGCTCAGCTGCGATGCGGCCGAGATTCCCGATGACATCGAGATCAGCCTCAAGGGCCTCGACGTCGGCGACTCGATCCACATCTCGAACGTAACCCTGCCCAAGGGCGCGACCCCGACCATCACCGACCGCGACTTCACCATCGCGACGATCGTGGCCCCGTCGGCGCTGAAGAGCGACGAGGGTGACACCACCGTCGCCGAGGGTGAGGCGGAAGGCGAAGGCGAGTAA
- the pth gene encoding aminoacyl-tRNA hydrolase gives MQLWVGLGNPGVQYALHRHNVGFMALDAIAEIHDFGPWSKKFRSLVSEGRVGRHRLLLVKPQTYMNDSGDAVQQALRFYKADETALTVFHDELDLAPMKVKVRTGGGLAGHNGLRSINASLGPDFRRVRIGIGHPGHKDRVTGHVLGNYAKSEIEPLSDLLGAIAAEAEWLAAGDDTRFMNDVAMRLQDS, from the coding sequence ATGCAACTCTGGGTCGGTCTCGGTAACCCCGGCGTCCAATACGCCCTGCACCGCCACAACGTCGGCTTCATGGCGCTCGACGCCATCGCCGAAATCCACGACTTCGGACCGTGGAGCAAGAAATTCCGGAGCCTCGTCTCCGAAGGGCGGGTCGGCCGCCACCGCCTCCTCCTCGTCAAGCCGCAGACCTACATGAACGACAGCGGCGACGCGGTTCAGCAGGCGCTGCGCTTCTACAAGGCCGACGAGACCGCGCTGACGGTCTTCCACGACGAGCTCGATCTCGCGCCGATGAAGGTCAAGGTTCGCACCGGCGGCGGGCTTGCGGGGCACAATGGCCTGCGCTCGATCAACGCCTCCCTCGGCCCGGACTTCCGCCGGGTGCGGATCGGGATCGGCCATCCCGGCCACAAGGACCGGGTCACCGGCCACGTGCTCGGCAATTACGCCAAGAGCGAGATCGAGCCCTTGTCCGACCTGCTGGGCGCGATTGCCGCCGAAGCCGAGTGGCTGGCCGCGGGCGACGACACGCGCTTCATGAACGACGTTGCCATGCGGCTGCAGGACAG